A region of the Anolis carolinensis isolate JA03-04 chromosome 1, rAnoCar3.1.pri, whole genome shotgun sequence genome:
cttagattgcaggtgaacttacatcccagtccctacaactgctataaatcatggtgaattctcttcAAACCTCTCTCTCTTGTATGTTCAAGTGCTGTGTGCCAtaagaaagggtaggaaagggttaagggcgaagcagtgggtggggtcatgcaaatggaagaaaaggaacactgggatgtgctcgctataAACTGCAATGTCCatggagagagtgacttgctggcttctcggcactgggaattatagcctgtttgtggaggtcggAGGCTGTCTCTGTGagtggacacccatgccacatacagattttcacttttattatgtgtatagatttgggCGATGAAAGGCCTTCTTATaatttcagatgacaccaaataggGAGAGATAACTaagactccagaagacaggatcagaattcaaaatgacattaagagagctgagccaaaactTACAAAATGAGCGTTGACAGAGAGAAATGTCAGGCAACCAGAATAATCAAAGGtttgaaaccaagccctatgaggaacaactGGGGGCTGAACATACTTAGCAGGGAGGAAAGAAAGCTGAAATAGGAAATGGTAGCcaggtttaaatatttaaaaggatgtcacattgaggatggggaaagctttttttctgctggtcTATAGACTAGGACACAGCAATGGGTTCcaattgtaggaaaagagattctacctaaacattagaaagaactttctgatggtaaaagCTCTTCTATGGTGGACTATGCTGCCTCTGACTGGATGGCCGTCtttcgggaatgctttgattctGTGATTTGATGCCACTCTTCATGTGACCAGCAGTTTGCCTCACTCCTCTTCCCCCTCTTACTTGTCCCACCCTTCACAGCAATAATAACAAGTGTATAAGAGTTTATGTTTTTGCCTGGAAAGCTGCAGAGCAGATATGATTCAGTAGAGACCAGGTCATCATGCATTTCCAGTGTGCCTTTATTTTGGGAGGCATGTAGTATTACATcccattaaaaagaaaatgagTTTTCGAATTGTTTTCCAATAATTATCAAACAATGATGAAGTAAAAACCTATCTAGTAGAATCCATACAACAATCTAATAAGATGTTGCTTTTAATGACTCTTAATGACGTTGCTCGTAATGACTTTCTAATGCCTGTAAAATCTTTCCTTAAATAACAAATTCTGCCACCCTTATGTCAACCTACACAAATTTTGCAAATTCGCTCATGACATAGAACATTTCTAGATAAGGGATATAATTTTGTGACACCTACTGCATATTAACCcagagcccttggtggcgcagtgagttaaactaccgagctgctgaacttgctgaccgaacagtcagcagttcaaatccggggagtgggggagcttctgccaacctagcagtctgaaaacatgcaaatgtgagtagatgaataggtatcgctctagcgggaaggtacaacaacaacaaaactttatttataccatatactgctctatctcccggaagggactcagggcagtttacacataggtaagcattcaataccacatagaacatacaacagccctgttaaaataaaacaaacaatgattaaaaacaaatataccaatttaaaataaaaccaattttaaaacTATTCCATTGGGTAATATTCGGCTACCAAGGTAATGGTGctgcatgtagtcatgctggccacatgaccttggaggcgtctacggacaacgcaagctcttcggcttagaaatggagatgagcacctaccaacagagtcggacacaactagacttaatatcaagggaaaacctttacctttagtactGCATATTGGGTTCAGTCCTGATCTGTTCAAAAATTGTCTCCAGAGTCAAGATAAATTTGGAGTGGATGGCTGTTAAGCAAGTGTGTTTTGTACCTTAAATAATTATGTGGAATCCGCTGCCCCAGTCTTTGATGTCCAAACTCACCATAGAGGTtaacttaaaaataaaagcaaatgaaaaGTATATGGAAGTCTCAGTTCAGTTCATTACTACTTCCTCTGCCAGTATTGTTGGCATTACAACACACATTTATTATGTATGCTGGTAGTTCTTAACATTTCTTACTAGCAaggcttttctttttgaaattctTCAGTGAAATCCTGAGAGCAATGCAGTCAGTTTATAGACTCCTGAATCAAAAGCAGTCGCTGTTGTCTATTGATTTGGTATTTCTCTCATTTCTATCTGTCGGGTTGAAAGACAGATATTGCCTCCTCCGTGCCACATGAATGATACATTGCTATTGATGGAGTTTTTCATGTTTTCTTGAGCTCTTTGGCCAGAATAACATCTGAGATGCTTAACTTCATGCCggaatgttttgctgaaagtgtAGTATATGAAAGGATTGTAGGCTGTTGATGACTTAGCAAACAGACAAGGTAATAACGTAACAATGTAAGGTATTGATTCACTGGAGTGAAATACTGACCAGAAGCTGACTATAGCATATGGGGTCCATGCGCCAAGGAAACCTACACTGATCAATACAGCCACCTGTAGGGGGAAAATACCACCACACTGTATGATTAGTCATTGgttcttcatttttcttcttcataTATTTAAGAGATTTTAAGTGATTAGCTCTTGCTGTTCTTATTTGATGTTGCTGATGAAGTTAATACTAAATTCAAAAGGCATCCTCTGAACCTCTTtgatagtataaaataatacaaaataatttttgATTAGATGTTAAAAACAACTTCGTTATAAGATACTATGTTTCAATTGAATATCCTTTATTTCATGCCAAAGTCCTATAAAACTAGAACTTGCAAGTTCTTTTTCATAAAATCTCTTATATCCTGCAAAAAAGTGTTCATACGCCTCTGGAAATTCATACCTTAAAGCAgagcttttcaaatatttcataaTGGTTACACACTTTTAGACAGGCATCGTTTTGCAACATAGTAATTCAGAttgactagcaaaccagaggttaaacctaCTCTTTATAAGAGTTACAGATACTGTACTTAAATTGTAATAACAGAATGTATGGTGATTCAACAACTTGAAGGAACTCAAGATAAGATAAATCTAATGAATTAAATTAAGTAGGAAGGATTGAAATAACTGATTAAAATAGATGACTTAAAATAGCAATGGGATTAATTAACAAATTAAAAGTGAATTGTGTACAAAAGACTGAACTGGGCactgtctgatgatgatgatgataataataacaactttatttttctatcccgtctccatctccccacagggactcagggtggcttacacagggccaagcccaaaaacagataataaaacaaaataaaatgcatgtaaaaacagcaatttcaaccaaaaaaaacacattaaaagcaaataatgcaatataataacagtaaaagAGTTCTTTTACTTTATCTTGTGCggcagctgcaaccgtacctcgagaagtcggatctggccatggtggtccatgccttagttacctgtAGACTGaattattgcaatgtgctctacgtggggctgcccttgaagatggcgcggaaattgcaattagtccagcgttcggcagccaggcttctaactggagcgaatcaCAGGGTGCGTTCAaaccccctgttcaaggagctccattggttgccgtttattttccgagcccaattcaaggtgcaggtgatcacctacaaagccctaaatggtttgggacccacataccttcgtgaccgcatttccccctatgaacctgcacggtctctacgcttgtcgggggaggccctcctctcgctcccaccaccctcgcagtcgcggttaaTGGGGATGAggtagagggccttctccatcgtggcccctcggctccagaactctctccccagggagatcagtcAGGCCGCTACCCTCCTTACTTTTCAGAAGAGctagaaaacctggctcttccaacaggcctttggcaatTGACTTCCATAGCAAAGAATTGACCTgtttcccatttttatttttactgcaattcattcctttagccggccatagtctcctttgtttatgccttccccagcactttaatgggacaatGGTTTTGTATCGTCCTCTCCCTGAGTGTATCTGACACTATTAGCACTTTTACGGCCCAGTACATTTTAGGAGCCAACCGAGGATTTTAttaagcatgtttgttttatgtgacctcatttgttttatgacttgctttattgttgattgatttgttttattgttgtgttttatattgtctgttttgcctgggcttggccccatgtaagccgccccgagtcccctcagggagatggggcggagtataaaaataaaattattattattattattttataatgacacagcaaacaagatagatatgctggattattattattattatcatcatcatcttcaaaaTAACTTCCTCATGTTAAGGTACTCCAGCgtacatggtttttaaaaaagggccCAAAGAAAACAATGTTAAAGAAGCATTTAAAAAAGTCCAGAAAattgattaaaataaaaaatacatgcaGGAGAAATACTGAATGAATTAAAAATTGTGCCAAAAGCTAGTATCAAACTAGTGACCATCAAATCTACAGCTGAATTCCCTCCCATTGAGTTATTCCAGCGCACAGAGAGAACAAGGGTAACAAAGAAAGCTGCAAAAAGACCAGAAactaagaaaaaggaaagaattgcTTTAAAAAACCACTCCTGGCTCCAAATATTTCAGCTTGGCCTCCCCTTTGTGGAGGGATTCAATTGGCCATCCCATCTCTATGTAACTTGGTCATTGATGTAACCAAGGAGGGGCTCCTAATTGGCAACTTTACCACATAAAATTCATGCAAATTGGTGtttcttatttcacatagatttaGGAATTTCTCATTAAGTTTTCGCAGCACACCTATACACTGCAGGTGACACACTGCTTTGTTGCAACACAcgttttggaaagctctgccttaaaGAGAATTCTTGCATGTCTGGTAGAAGTAATATGCAACTCAAGAGCATCCAACTCGTACATGAAAGCATGCACAGTCAATCCAATCTATCACTTCTATATGTATATTGAATCGTTACCCAACATTTGACTGAGCAACTGTCAGGCTGTGCATATAAGGAAAATGTCTGAGTTTATACAATCACATCTGCTCACTCTGCCTTATCTTATATATCCATATACTTACCAGTATCAACTTCTTCTCCAGCTTTGCTGCACTTGATATTCTGTTTAAGTTTTGCATTTCTTGGTGAGTTTTATGAAATTTCCAGGCGATTCCCAAGTAACACATGATGATGGTTATTGCTGGCAGAAATGTGCAGAGAATGAACATGCTCAGAATGAAGGCAAATCCCTTTTGCGAATTGTGGAACTGGCCCCATGCGATAGTGCAAGAAGTGCCGAATGGCTCTGGGCCATAATGTCCCCAGCCCAGCAAAGGCAGAATGGCCCAAAGGACTGCATATGCCCAAATCAGCATTATACAAATATGCATCACTTTCCTGTTGATTTTATGCCCTGTGGAAATGGGGAAAGCAAAGTCAATATTATATAACAGCAGCATTTCAGTCATATAGGAAAAACTTTTGGAGACCACTTCGTAAGATCTTCAATTATTAAGatctgggaaaaatacaaaaaatatatatattcaaaaattCCACTATGGATTTCACCATTGGAGACCAACCAAAGGAGAATACTTGGATGGAAAAAATGGCCCACATACAAAGAAATTTTAATAAAGAAATATGGTCGGTTTCAGTTGAAAGAATTAGAAGAATTAAGGGAGACATATCGTAACCTATCTTGGTTCCAATATGCCCAGATAAAAGAGCAATATTTACAAGATAATCAAATAGGTTTTAACGAAACGGTAACAATTTGGAACAAATTACTcataaatggaaagaaaagtaTTACACTATTATACAACAAACTATTAGAATGGTCAACCGAAACTGAAACTGTAAAAgtatgtatggtgaaatgggccagAAACATCGGCAGACAAATTAAATTTGAGGAATGGGAACAAGTATGGactaaaaaattaaattacactTATGCTATTGCTCTAaaggagaattggctaaaaattTTCCATAGGTGGTATATCATTCCAAAAAAATTAGGGATAATGTATCCAAATGTACAAAACAAGTGTTGGAAATGCAGGAAGCAAGTGGGAtccttcttccatgtttggtggtCTTGCGAGGAAACACATAGATTTTGGAAAGTGATCCACATAGAAACTCAGAAAATACTAAAAAAGACTTTCCCTTTTAAACCAGAATACTATCTGCTGGGAATAACTGATAAAGACACAAAGTTTGAtagaaatgatgatattttatttacttatataaaTACGGCGGCAAGAATTgtatttgcaaaatattggaaattgcATAATATTCCTAATATCGAGGACTGGCTTGACAAATTAGATGAAATATATGATATGGACTTATTAACATTTCTGGTCAGAACACACAGAGGAAAACCAATTAAGCGCACAGACTGGACATGTTATGAAGAATATAAGAAATCAACTTGAAGATTTAATGTAAAGATGAATTTACAGGATTTGGAACTGATAAACTAAGATACAAATCCACCCAGAGAGAATTGGGAAAAGAGACTAACAGTGAAAAATTAAACCGAGGTGCTGAGAATGGAAGATCGACAATTACCCCCTAACTTTCTATCCCCCTCTTCCACCCTATTTTATTCCTCTATCCCCCCTATTGCCtcttcccccccctttttttctttcttttctcctcctttaCCTTCCCCCTAGCTATGTCTCTTTTATGATAACTGTATAAAAAAccattcaataaaaaaaaaaggaaattgtacTAAATTACACTGTTGTTCATTTAGCTCCACTCAATGCTGTATTTGCTGACTCTAGAAGCTAGTACCAGTTTCAGTTGACCTGAAGATGTGACTATTTTGACAAAGTAGAAAATTATTGCTGGGCTTAGTAGCCAGACTTTCTTCCTTCTAGTCACAATACCTTGCACCATAAAAAAGGccctgatggcatagtggactaaagcctcatgacttgaaggttgggttgctgacctgaaagctgccaggttcgaattccacccggggagagcgcggatgagctccctctatcagctccatgtggggacaagagagaagcctcccacaaggatggtaaaaaacatcaaaatatcagggcatcccctgggcaacgtccttgcagacggccaattctctcactccagaatcgactcaagttgctcctgacacgaaaaacaaaaaaaaaaacaaaaaaggaaattaaCTTAAATCAGATTTCATATCCCAGAGATCCGCCTCAACCCTTCAAGATGCGAATATGGTGATAGGAGGATCTTCTAGCTGTAGCCCTGGCCAAGCATGCAAAGAAGGATCTGCATGGTGATACCATCTTGCAGGATGAGTTTAAGTGCCCAAGAAGGGATTGAATTCCTttgaagatattttttttttctcaCTGGATCTTATCTTTCAGTTCACCAAGCTTGTTCTCGGTTTGGCAGGAGACTGGTCACCAAATCCTAAAGTGTGGCCAAGTATACTAAGGAAGTCTCTCCATCTTCTCCATAACTGGTGAGATTCCAAATTCACCAGCTAGTGTGGTAAGCTCTGGAAGGCCTTCAGCATGCTAACACATTTTCCACCTTCCTTACCTTCCATAAAGAGGAAGTCACTCAAGTTGTGTGTTGAGTCTACAGATGTAGCTACAATCCATTCCAGAAAACAAATGAAGGTTTCAAATGCAGAACAACTAATTCAGCAGCCCATCGACATTGCCATGTCATAATACCATTGTATCAGGAACATAAAGTCCAACAGGCAATGGTCAACCGGGTGGACCAGTAAAAGCCAGAGAACTGACTGAGTGCCACACTTGGCCATAAGGGCCCCAGATGAGCATTACTTGACAAGCTGGACTGCTGTATCAAAGGAAGCATACCTAACTCAGCAGAATTCTGCTGGAACAGCACCGTTGACATATGCCCCCTGGGTGTAGGAGAGGTGGTGGGTAAGCCTGTGCTCTCCACCCCCAGCAGGTATTCGTAAAGGAGTTTTAAAAGGTCCTGCTACCCTTCCAGCTGTTCTTTCTCAACGCTGGCTGCACAATTTCTTGGAAATTTTTAGATAGGCTGCCTGGGGGACAAAAGCTGGAAATTTGAAACCATACTCAAGCCCCCCTCTAATATAACCTGCTGCCCCCTGAGAGCAGATTAACCACTGCTGCTGGTTAACCAGTGTGTGGGCTAAAtcactccaccaccaccaccaccactcccaccccccacccccccagatCCAGGGATACGTACCAGTGCTGCCTTTTCCTCCAAAGCTGAATTTCCCATCTCTCTTTCCCAAGTGGGCCTGTCTAGCTCTGTTCCCATGAAAGGAGTGCTAGCCCTGTTGCTTTGCCACAGGCCAAATTAACATGGTCCCCTTTCTGGAGGAGTCAAATGTAGGTCCGGGCtgaggcgcaggctggaaagcaagccagctgcaacaaatcaataaatcactcttaccaagaggtcatgagttcgaagccagcccggtgcctgcgtcttgtctctgtctctgttctgtgtcatagcattgaatgtttgcctttatgtgtgcaatgtgatccgccctgagtccccttcggggtgagaagggcggaatctaaatgctgtaaataaataaatgtatatcgaGCATTTCCAATCTGTGGGACATTATTGTGTAttccatatttgttgacagatATTAGGGAAAAATTGATAATGTCTCTAGACTGAAGCAGTTCTATTGGTGACTTTGCCCCAGGAGATCACTGAGTTGCCTGCTGGCCTGAGAGTTTCAGCTTTTGGCACTATCTTGTTTTCATGGCAAAAAATCTTCAAAACTGTGCCTCCTTCTGCCCAGGACTAGGATACGGTGCGGCTTCTCTTTTCTCTGAGAGATCTCCCTCCACTGCTGCTGGTGACCATTAGATGTTTGGCGCATTTAATCTGGCTCCACATTTAGTCTGCACATTTAGTCTGCAAAAGGCTGTCTGATGTATGAGATCCTATTGGCAGCATATAACCACACCAGCACAATGTGTCATTGGTAGTTATTCTTGAATCGCAGTCAGAAAATTATAGAAtcgaagttggaagagaccacaagggccacttaggccaaccccctgccatgcaggaacatacaatcaaagcaacccctaTAGTTGACCGTCCagtcctctgcttaaaaccctccagagaagtaaacgccaccagactccaaggcagcatcttCCACTGACAAATatttcttaccatcaggatgttcttcctaatgtttaggtggaatcttttttcctgcaatttgaatcaattgttcCATGTCCTCTCAATGAtgcatccttccaaatatttaaacatggctattatgtcccctctcagctttcttttctccaacctaaacatacccagctccctcagccatgcct
Encoded here:
- the LOC100555971 gene encoding opsin-5 isoform X2, with the protein product MEEHYISKVHPIWDYGMGVFLLIIAILTILGNSMVLAVAVKRSSCLRSPELLTVNLAATDLGMGLSMYPLAIASAWNHAWLGGEATCIYYALMGFLFGVSSIMTLSAMAVIRFLVTFSSKPARHKINRKVMHICIMLIWAYAVLWAILPLLGWGHYGPEPFGTSCTIAWGQFHNSQKGFAFILSMFILCTFLPAITIIMCYLGIAWKFHKTHQEMQNLNRISSAAKLEKKLILVAVLISVGFLGAWTPYAIVSFCKTFRHEVKHLRCYSGQRAQENMKNSINSNVSFMWHGGGNICLSTRQIEMREIPNQ
- the LOC100555971 gene encoding opsin-5 isoform X1 is translated as MEEHYISKVHPIWDYGMGVFLLIIAILTILGNSMVLAVAVKRSSCLRSPELLTVNLAATDLGMGLSMYPLAIASAWNHAWLGGEATCIYYALMGFLFGVSSIMTLSAMAVIRFLVTFSSKPARHKINRKVMHICIMLIWAYAVLWAILPLLGWGHYGPEPFGTSCTIAWGQFHNSQKGFAFILSMFILCTFLPAITIIMCYLGIAWKFHKTHQEMQNLNRISSAAKLEKKLILVAVLISVGFLGAWTPYAIVSFWSVFHSSESIPYIVTLLPCLFAKSSTAYNPFIYYTFSKTFRHEVKHLRCYSGQRAQENMKNSINSNVSFMWHGGGNICLSTRQIEMREIPNQ